The segment AACCTAGAGAAATAAGGACTTCAGTCATTGTTAGTCGATAGTATCGGATGATACGCTTCACGCTTATTTCTTACAACTCATAATGACAGTTAAGGTAATTGTTTTTGATTTTGATGGCACACTAGCCGATACTTACGAAACTTTTGTCGAGATTGCTAATAGTTTATCAGGAGAATTTGGCTATAAACCAATTAATTTAGAAGAACAACAGAAACTCAAGCATTTAAGTGCTAGGGATATTATTAAACAGTCAGAAATTCCTCCCTTGAAAATTCCGTTTATTTTAAGGCGAGTTAAATCTGAGTTGAATAACAAAATTCATCATCTAAAACCGATTTCTAATATTCCCTCCTCTCTCAAGCAACTAAAAGAAAGAGGGTATTTGTTGGGAATTATTACGTCAAATATTCAAGAAAATGTCAAGGATTTTCTAGACAACAATGGGTTAACGAATTTATTTGATTTTGTTTATTCTGGAACTGCTTTATTTGGCAAAGATAAGGTGATTAATAAACTTCTCAAAGAACGAAAATTAAGGAATACTGAAGTTATTTATGTAGGAGATGAAACTAGAGATATTCAGTCAGCAAAGAAAAGCCAAGTTAGTGTCATTGCAGTAGCCTGGGGATTTAATTCCCCAGAAATTCTGGCTGAATATCAGCCAGATTTTTTGATTTATCACCCAGAGGAATTAATTGAAGTCATCGAAAATTGCCAAGAAAGTTTTACACAGGTACTTTAGCTATTAAGCAACAAATTTATATTATGATGAACAATCCTGTTCCTATTTCGACACTTTTCATTGGACTCAATGGATTCATCGGATTCGCCTTGTCTTACATTGTGGTGATGGAGCGGACAAGAACTAGAGTTTGGCATGGAGAATCAGAAGCCGATACCTCAAATCAGCAAAATTACCTTGAAAATCCGAGTAAATGGGCAGCATTTGTTGAAAGCTACACTCAGAAATTAGTTGCCACTAAAACCAGTGATGATGGGGTGTTGCAGCGCAAAGTAAGAGCGTTCGGGAATTTCATGGAATATGTTCCCCTAGCATTACTGTTCATCCTAACGCTTGAGTTCATGAATTCGCAGGTCTGGTTGTTATGGCTTTTGGGAAGTGCGCTCACAGTCGGTCGTGTTGCTCATGGGTGGGGGGTAATAAAAACCTATGGACCCTCACCAGGTCGTGCTATTGGTTTTTTTCTGACCTGGTTTGTCTATTTGGTGGGTGCTGGTGCTTGCGTTCTTTATGGTACTATTGGAGTATTACAGTAGGGATTTCCGTAGAAAAATCAACAATAAAAATTATGCCTTGCTAATAACTCAGCAAGGTTTTTAAGAAAGTGTATTGATTTTAAAAACGTCTAAAATTTCTGTTTAATAAAGCGAACAAGCTGAGATAATTGTGCCTTAAGTCCATCAATTTCTCCTTGCATTTTAGCCATTTGCTGACGCAGAGATTCAATTTCAGCAGCCATAGAAGCGGTATCTCCAGAAATTGCGCCATTTTGCTGGCTATTTCCATTGGTGTCCGCTGGTTTAGGATGCTTTTTAGCCTTAGCCATCGCATCTCGAATCGCATCGACTAATTGCTTTTGTTCAAAGGGTTTTTCTACAAAGGAGAAAAACTCAAAGGGTTCAGGGATTTTCTCAACGACTTCTTCTTTTCTTCCTGACATCAGGACTAAAGGAATTGCCTTGAGTTCATACTCTTTTTGAATATCTTGATAGACTTCCCAACCACTCTTTTTCGGTAAGAGGAAATCTAACATGATTAAGTTAGGTTTTTCGCTACAAATTAGGTTGTATCCTTCAACGCCATCTTTTGCTTCGAGGACTTCAAAATTACCTTCGGGTAACATATCTCGAACTCGCATCCGAATAACCTTACTGTCATCAATTACAAGGATTTTGTGATTTGCCACGGTAAACTCCTCTTAATAGAGTTAAATCAGTCGTCATGGAGATACTCATCATCTTGTTATTGATGAGGTATGAGTATTCCCTAGCCTAATATTCCCCAAACTCTGTTGAAACTAACAGTTGATATCACAAATTTTCCTTGAAATAGCCAAAACTAGCTAACAGTCTTAGTTTTGATTTGTTGGCTTTTAAATTAACTCAATAATTACCGTATCTTTTCTGAAATAAAATAAAGAATCATTTCCGTAATTTCACCAGTTGGATTACATTTTAAGTTAAGTAGGGTGGGCATTGCCCACCATTACCGTTATTCACCTACATAATCTTTAAGTTCATCAAAATTATCAATATTCTTGAATTGTCCCTGACAAATACACCCCCAATTAGAGGAATAACTGTCTTTTTGTACCCAAGTATGGAAACTGGAATATAACCATAAATGAGGACAAGCAACTAAACCATGTTTAACGGGATTATAATGAATATAATTCAAATAAATTTCTAATTCTGATTCATCTTGTAGGGTATGTTCCCAAAAACGTCGCTGCCATACATCACTTTCACGATGTTTTTGTCGAGAAATAGAAACAGTATCAGGTAAAGTATTATTCCCTCGGAATAATTTAGTAAAGCTTGCTTTAATGAGTCCAATTCGTTTAGAATAATTGTTATCTTCAGGTGGTAATGTCCAAAGAAAGTGAAGATGATCAGGTAAAATAACTGCACCAAGAATATTAAAGGGCATTTCATATTTTACAGTTGCTACTGCTTGACGCAGTTTAATAATATTATCTGAATTGGCAAAATAAGGCGTTCGTTTATAGGTGACAAGGGTAAAAAAATAAGTCCCACCAGGGATATAAAGACGGCGATAATTAGACATAATTTGATTTATTTTAGTAGCAATGGTTAAGGTGGGCAATGCCCACCCTACAATCCTCATTCGTCTTTAACTACGATTTTTTTTAGGAATTGATTCTACACCTCGGCACACAGCACATCTATAGTATGGAGTATGTGGCATATCAACGTATTTCATTGGTATAGGTTTACCTTTGGTTGAGTAGCAACTTCCACAAATTGGGATTTCTTCTTGTCCTTCTACATAATAAAATCCTGTTTTTATGATCACTTTATAGGTGGGATTCTTTAGTTCTCGATTTTCTCGCGCAACTTCTTCAAGTTGAGTTTTTAATGCTGAATTCTCTAGAATTTGTTCTGCTAGTCTCGATTTTACTTCGCTTAATTCAAGATTAAGAGTTCCAATTGCTCTCATCAGTTCTCCATAATGCTGAGACTCTTTTACTTCATTTGCATACTCCGTTAAAAACTTAATTGCATCTAGTGTATTCTTTCCAGCAGTTATGGCCTGTAAAAACTCATTAGTCATATACAATTGAAAATCTTTTAGGAAGATTGACTGAACGTAATTAAATATTCACCTATTTATTATACTGAAATTTCTTGATTCTCTGTATATTTTCTAACGTTCTTAAATCTTGGGGTGGGCATTCCCCACCCTACAATATGAAGATTCATTAAACGGAAACACCCAAAAAGTTGTTAAAATAGTCCTGAAATCTAGGCCATACAAGCGATTAAAGTCAATTTGTTGAATGTAACATTATTTAAGCAAACACTCACTATAGGCAACAAGTTTGAGACAATCAAAAACAGCTTGAAGCAATGTCATTATCAATCGATATCGGAGAACTCTATGAAACTCGCTTACTGGATGTATGCAGGTCCTGCACACATTGGAACCCTAAGAATTGCCAGTTCCTTCAAAAACGTCCACGCGATTATGCACGCACCCCTTGGTGATGATTATTTTAACGTAATGCGGTCTATGTTGGAACGAGAAAGGGATTTTACCCCTGTGACTGCTAGTATTGTAGATCGTAACGTTTTGGCGCGGGGTTCTCAAGAGAAAGTTGTGGATAATATTGTTCGCAAAGATGGGGAAGAAAACCCCGATTTAATCGTTTTAACCCCAACTTGTACCTCTAGTATTTTACAGGAAGATTTAGCCAATTTTGTAGACCGCGCCCAAATGGATGCCAAAGGGGATGTCATGTTAGCGGATGTTAATCATTATCGCTATAATGAGCTCCAAGCAGCAGACCGAACCCTGCATCAAATTGTTAAATTTTATCTCGAAAAAGCCCAGAAAAAAGGAGAATTACCTCAAAGAAAAACGGAGAAACCTTCAGTTAATATTATTGGAATTTCTACCCTAGGTTTCCATAACCAACATGACTGTACTGAATTGAAGCGGTTAATGGCTGATTTGGGAATTGAAGTGAATGAAGTCATCCCCGAAGGTGCATCGGTTCATAACCTAAAAAATCTTCCTAAAGCGTGGTTTAATTTAGTTCCTTATCGGGAATTAGGGTTAGCAACTGCGGGTTATTTAGAGGAACAATTTGGGATGTCTTATGTGGATATTACTCCGATGGGAGTAGTGGAAACTGCGCGGTGTATTCGCAAAATTCAACAGCTAATTAATGCTCAAGGTGCAGAGGTTGATTACGAGGAATTTATTAAGGAACAAACTTTGTATGTTTCCCAAGCTGCTTGGTTTTCTCGTTCCATTGACTGTCAGAATTTAACGGGTAAGAAAGCGGTGGTGTTTGGGGATAATACCCATGCAGCAGCAATAACAAAAATTTTAGCGCGGGAGATGGGTATTCATGTGGTTTTAGCGGGAACTTATTGTAAGTATGATGCGGACTGGTTCAGGGAACAAGTGAGTGAATATTGCGATGAAGTTCTCATTAGTGATGATAACGCAGCAATTGGCGATGCGATCGCCCGTCTGGAACCTTCTGCTATTTTTGGAACGCAAATGGAACGTCATGTCGGTAAGCGTTTAGATATTCCTTGCGGGGTAATTGCTTCTCCTATTCATATCCAAAATTTCCCCATTGGATATAAACCTTTTTGCGGATATGAAGGCACAAATCAGATTACGGATTTGATCTATAATTCCTTTACTTTGGGAATGGAAGATCATCTCTTAGAAATCTTTGGAGGACACGATACCAAGGAAGTGATTACTAAGGGAATTTCGGCTGATTCTGATTTGAATTGGAATAAAGAAGCACAAGCAGAATTAAATAAAGTTCCTGGTTTTGTGCGGGGTAAAGTGAAGCGTAATACCGAAAAATTTGCTCGTGAACGCGGATTTTCTGTCATTACCCTTGAGGTAATGTATGCTGCCAAAGAAGCGGTAGGTGCTTAATTACTGTAAGGTGGGCATTGCCCACCTTAGGATTATTCAACCGCGACTCCATCCTGTCTTGCAGCGAGTTGAACTGCCCCCGCAACCGCAGAAGAAACCCTCGGATCGAACACTGAGGGGATAATATGTTCGGGATCAAGCTGACTGCTACTCACCAAAGAGGCGATCGCTTTAGCGGCCTCTAAATACATATGTTCGGTGATCGTTTTGGCATGACAGTCGAGGGCTCCGCGAAAAATCCCAGGAAACGCCAAAACATTGTTAATCTGGTTAGGATAGTCACTACGACCCGTCGCCATCACCGCTACATGATCCATAACCAGTTCTGGCTGAATTTCGGGAATAGGGTTAGCCATGGCAAAGACAATAGGATCTTTAGCCATAGATTTGACCATTTCCGGTGTTACCACCCCGGGCGCACTAACCCCTAAAAAGATATCAGCACCCCGCATCGCATCGGCCAACGATCCCTCTGCTTTGACCGCAAATTCGCGTTTTTGGGCATTTAAGTCCGTACGGGATAAAGAAACAATGCCTTGGGAGTCGCATAACCAAATCGTCGTTGCCCCTGCACTGCGTAATAAAGCCGCGATCGCTATCCCCGCAGCCCCCGCTCCATTAATAACAATTCGCACGCCTTCTAGGGGTTTCTGGACAAGTTTCAGGGCATTTATTAACGCTGCTAGACTCACGATAGCGGTTCCGTGCTGATCATCGTGGAAAACAGGAATATCCAACTCCTGACGCAGCCGTTTTTCAATCTCAAAGCAACGGGGAGCCGAAATATCCTCCAAATTCACCCCACCAAACACAGGCGCAATGCGCTTAACCGTCTGAATAATTTCTTCTGTGTCTTGGGTGGCTAAACAGATGGGAAAAGCGTCAATATCGGCAAATTCCTTAAATAACATGGCTTTCCCTTCCATCACCGGGAGAGCCGCCTCTGGTCCTAAATTGCCTAACCCTAGCACCGCACTGCCATCGGTGACAACCGCCACGGTATTCTGTTTAATAGTCAGGTTAAAGACTTCTTGGCGATCGCGGTGAATGGCTTTACAAATACGTCCGACCCCTGGCGTATAGGCCATGGCCAACTCGGCTTGAGATTTTAGGGGAATACGGCTGTTAATGGTAATTTTCCCCTTGCGGTGCAGGTCAAAGGTGCGATCGGACACCTTGAGGATCTTGACGTTGGGAATTTCCCGCACGGCGGATACAATTTTCTCTGCGTGTTCTTCGCTTGACGCATCTACGGTAATTTCCCGTTGGGTAATTTTGCGGGTGTGTTCGATCAAAGAAATTTGCCCTAAACTGCCCTTAGCTCCCGCGATCGCTTGGGTCACATTAGCCAAGGTTCCGGCAATATTAGGCAGTTCAATGGTGAGGGCTAAACTATAACTAGCATTCGGGTTAAGATTTGTCATGGTATTCCTTTAGGGGGAGAGAGGGATAGGGGGAGAGGGGGAGAGAGGGAGGATGGGAAAGAAAAATTTAACGGAATTTCAGGAGAAGTCCCCAACTATCAATGTAACTTTTGTACGGGCTTAATATTATTAATCCCCTACTGATTTCTGACTTCATTCAATCTTGTGACTCCCGACTCCTTATCCTTCCGAGACTAATGTTAAATATCGGGAAAGGTTAAATGAACCCCTCCCGATAAGTTCTGTTGTGACTGTTTAACCTATCAGAAGGTTTAGAGTTGCTTGACTTCAGACACTAACTTAGAAACAACTTCTTGGGCACTACCAAAGAGCATAACAGTCTTGTCGTCGTAGAAGAGGTCATTTTCCACCCCAGCAAACCCCGCACTCATCCCCCGTTTAATCACAATGGTATGGTGGGCTTTATCCACTTCTAGGATGGGCATTCCGTAGATGGGGCTACTTTTATCGCTACGCGCTGCGGGGTTAACTACGTCATTGGCACCGATGACCAAAGCGACATCGGTACGCTCAAATTCGGGGTTAATGTCTTCCATGTCGTATAGCTGGTTATAGGGGACATTCGCTTCAGCTAACAAGACATTCATGTGTCCTGGCATTCTTCCCGCAACGGGATGGATAGCGTATTTAACCTCTACCCCCATTTTTTCGAGTTGGTTGGCTAAGTCGCGGACGGTGTGCTGTGCTTGAGCCACTGCCATCCCGTATCCTGGTACAATCACCACAGAACGGGCATACCCTAACATCATTGCGCCTTCTTCGGGATCGATGGAGTGAATGGTTTTATCACCAATACTACCCGAACCGCCACCACTAGCTGTACTTGCACCGCCAAAGGCTCCAAAGAGTACACTTAAGAGAGAGCGGTTCATTGCTTTACACATGATCTCGGTCAGGATAATACCCGATGCTCCAACTAAAGCTCCTGCTACGATGAGCATATTGTTCATCAGGATGAACCCGGCGGCACTCGCTGCTAACCCCGAAAAGGAGTTTAACAGGGAAATAACCACGGGCATATCACCCCCACCGATAGGGAGAACGAATAATACTCCGAAGACAAGAGAAATACCAACTAAAGCGAAGAAAATAGCGGGGTTAGCGGGGTTTAAGCACAGATAAACACTACCCACCACAAAGCTGAGGAATAGGGTGGCATTAAAGGGCTGTTGTAGGGGGAAGGTCACGGGAGAACCACTAACTAACCCTTGTAATTTGGCAAAGGCTAAGAAACTGCCTGTGAGGGTGACACCGCCAATTAAGACCCCTAAAATGGCGATAAAGGTCGCATCGAAGGGAATGGGTCCACCAGCTTCTAATAACCGCCAAAATTCCCCAACGGCAACGAGGGCACTGGCTGCACCCCCTAACCCGTTGAAGATCCCGACCATTTGGGGCATATCGGTCATGGCGACTTTTTGGGCGGTGATCGCTCCAACAATAGAGCCAATGATAATCGCCACTAAGATCATTTCGTAGTTGAGGACGGACTGGTTCAGCAGGGTAGCAACCATCGCCAACAACATCCCCACAGCAGCGATGATGTTACCCCGACGGGCAGTCGCGGGGGAGCCTAATTCTTTTAAGCCAACAATAAAGAGGGCAGCGGCAGTTAAATAGGTTAATTCAATGCCTGTGGTTAAGCCCGACAGTACATTAGTACATAAGGTATCGTTCATAATTCTCTAGGCTCCCTTTTTCTTGAACATCTGCAACATCCGGTCAGTGACTAAAAAGCCGCCAACAACGTTAATCATGGCGAGAATAACGGCAATTAAGCCTAAAATAACGGTAAGATTCCATTCTTTTGGTCCGGCAATGAGCAGGGCTCCGACAACCGCAATACCAGAAATAGCGTTCGCTCCCGACATTAGGGGGGTGTGCAGGGTGGGAGGCACTTTATTAATGACCTCGAACCCCACAAAGGAAGCAAGTACGAATACAACTAAACCAATTAACAATCCTGTGGTCATTTTTAACGATTTCACTCCTAAATTCTAGAATTTTCCTAAGGCTTACAGCTTTTTGCTTTCTCCGTTGGGGTTTAGGCGTTGACTAACCGAGAGAGGGCTTCTTTTACTCTGGCATTGCGCAGTTGTCCATCGTAGGTAACGCAAGCTTCACTGATGATGTCATCTTCAAAATTCAATTGAAATTCGCCGTCTTTGACCAAATATTTGACTAAAGTCAGGAGGTTTTTGGCATAGACTTGGCTGGCATCGACGGGAAGGGTCGCGGGTAGGTTCAAGGGGCCGATAACGTGGACTCCGTTGTAGCAAATATCTTTGCCTGGTTCGGTACAGGCGCAGTTGCCGCCGCGATCAGCAGCAATATCAACGATCACCGAGCCGCTATCCATTTCTGCCACCATTTCTTCAGTAACGATGATGGGAGCGCGTTTTCCTTGCACTTGGGCAGTGGTGATTACCACATTGGATTTTTTAACGTGCTCTGTCAGGACTTGACGGATGCGTTCTTGGGTGTTTTGGCTAACTTCTTTGGCGTAACCTCCCTTGGTGGCGGTGTCTTCTTCGATGGGAATTTCGACGAATTTTGCCCCTAAACTTTGGACTTCTTCTTTGACCGCCGGCCGCACGTCAAAGGCTTCTACGACGGCTCCTAAGCGTTTTGCGGTGGCGATCGCCTGTAAGCCCGCAACCCCTGCTCCGATCACTAGGACTTTGGCCGGGGGAATGGTTCCAGCCGCCGTTGTCATCATGGGGAACATCCGGGGTAAGGAAGCCGCAGCCAGTAGGGCAGCTTTATAACCCGCGATGCTCGCTTGAGATGACAGCGCATCCATGCTTTGGGCTCGACTGGTACGGGGGATCAATTCCATGCTAAAGGCGGTAATTTGCCGTTGCGCTAAGGCTTGGATTTTTTCGGGGTTGCCCAAGGGATCAAGAAAACTAATGAGGACGGCTCCGGGTTTGAGCCAGTCCATTTCTTGTTGTCCATTTTGTTCCCCTGGAGGGGCAACTTTTAACAGCAGATCCGCTTCTGTCCAGAGTTGGTCAGCAGAACTGATAATTTGGGCTCCGGCTGCTTGGTAGTCTCCATCGGTAAAATGGGCTCCGAGTCCTGCTCCTGACTGAACCAATACCTCAAACCCTAACTTGATGAAGCGGGAGACAGTATCGGGAACTAGGGCTACTCGCAATTCTCCTAGTTCACTTTCTTTCGGAACAGCAATTTTGATCATGCTTAACCTTCCTTTCTATAAGTTATGGGTTTAAGATAGCTTTGCTAGTATTTTCTACGGTTATCAGGGGGTTAAGGGTAAACCTTAAACTCTTCTTCGTTTTTTGTCCCTTTTTTCGTTTAACCCTAGATAAATATACTTAGTCTGGTTGGGTTTTTTGGGCGATCGCTTGGTCAATATAACTCTTTGAATTTACATAATAAAGCCAAACGCCTTGATTTCAAGAAAATTCACTTTGTTTTAAGGGTTTAAATTTAACAAAAATTAATTTCTTGATGATTTCCTGATAAACTCTCATTCACTCTCTTTTTATTAATTTATTTAAGATTTTGTATTACAATCATTCTAATCGTTTACAATAAGAATATATGTACTAAAAACTGTCTCTATGAATGACCTTTATGCAGGGAAAGATCCCAGAGAGATCCCAAGTTATTCGATGAATTTCGCACAGATGGTGTTGATCTTTTTATCGAAAAGTATGGAACTTTGATCAATGCTTCTCAAAAAGGGCAATTAGACTTACGAAATAAGCTTAATCTCCATCTCGAAAGAATAGAACCTGATGATAGTGGGTTAGCTATTAAACTTTATCCTTTTACTCGCCCCCATGAAGAAAATAATCCTAAAATTGTAGTGATAGATCCCCGTATTGCTTTTGGTCGATTAGTTATTGCTAATACAGGAATACCAACTAGCATCCTCAAAGAACGGTTTCACGCAGGAGATACTATTGAGGATTTGGCTTATGATTATGGTTGCGATCTTTTATCTATTCAAGAAGCCATTCGCTGTGAATTGCCTAATGCTGCTTAACTTGATTAGATTTCACTTATATACTATTACTTTTGTGACAAAACTTTATATAAAAAAATTAAATTAAATCTTAATTAATGATTATCAAGAAAAATCAACCGATCACTTTTTTCATAGATCGTTGTTGGGGAAATAGAATTATTGTTGAAACCCTTAAAAATACTGGAATTACTGTTGAAATTCATGATGATCATTTTCCTCAAAATGCACAAGATGTAGACTGGTTGCCAGAAGTAGGAAAAAGGGGATGGGTAATTTTAACAAAAGATGCTGCAATTAGTAAAAATAGTTTAGAAAGAATGGCTGTTACTCATGCTAAAATTAAACTCTTTACCCTTGCTTCTCAAAGTCTATCAGGACAAGATATGGCAGATATTTTTCTGAAAGCTATCGTTAAAATGCAAGAATTTGTCCGTAAACATGATGCCCCTTTTATTGCTAAAATTTATAAAGATTCACAAGTTGAAATGTGGAAAGATCATCAAATCCTGTTAGATGAATTGGAATAAACACCTAAGCAAAAGAATACTTGTAGGCTACACATTGACACCCTACAAGTATTTATTCCCATAAACGACGACGAGTTGAACCATTCAGACGTTGATGGGTATCATTTAATAATTGAGGAATCTTTAACTGTTGCGGACAGCGAGGGAGACACTCACCGCATTCGGTACAATGGTTTCCTTTTCTCCCTGGAAACCAATGACCCGCATTCTCGAACATTCTATAGCGATACTGAGCAAATTCGGTCATATCATACGCGATAGCTAAATTCCGTAAGCGCAAAATTTCAGGAATATTGATACTTTCAGGACAAGGAAGACATTGATAACATTGATGACAGCGATCGCTACCTAAAACGCTTTCTAAATGCGTTTCTAGGCGTTCTAAAGCCTGTTTCTCTTCAATCGTGAGGAGGGAGTCGTTATCAGCAACAGACAAGGGATCGGTCAATTCTTGCGGGTTAGCCGGTCCCATACTTAAGGTGGTAATACGGCGATCGCACAATAAAACCCGATAGGTTAATTCTAAGGGAGAAAAAGGTTGACAGAGGTTTTTTAGGGTTTCGGGGGGAGTATATAAATTGCCGCCTTTGTCTCCAGGGGAAATAATAAAGATGCCTAAGTCTTTTTCTGAAGCTAAGGCAATAGCGGGTTCATGACGTTGGAAAAAATAATAATAATGCAGGTTAACAAATTCAAATAAATCGGTTTTAATGGCTGCTAAAATAAGATCTAAACTGCCGTGGGTAGAAAATCCTAAATGATGAACTTTTCCGTTATTTAAGGCTTCTTGTAAGGCTGGCCAGCATCCCTTCGGCTGAGTGATATAATCAAGATGATCCCAAGTATTAATGCCATGAATAGCTAAACAGTCTAGATAGTCTAATTGTAATTTTTCTAGAGATTCATCTATCCATTGACGCATTTGATCGGCGTTGGCAGTGGGGGGTAATTTAGTCGTAATATAAAGGTTTTCTCTGATGAGATCTTCTTTGAGAACTCTTCCTAAATAATATTCACTTTTTCCGTAACCTTTGGCGGTTTCAATATGGTTTATTCCAGAGGCGATCGCCTGTTTTATCGTATCTCCAAATATCTCCTCAGAAGCAAGACAGCGCATGGTTCCTAGGGAGAAAACTGATAAGTTTAAGTTGGTTTTTCCAAACCTTTTGTATCGCATAGTTTTTGATTTTCTCACGCAGAGGCGCAGAGTCGCAGAGAGAGAAAGGGAGATATTTTAACTATTAACTATTAACTGATTGACGCGATCGCAATTCTAAATACACTAATAAGGCGTTAATATCGGCGGGGTTGACTCCTCCTATACGGGACGCTTGACCGAGGGTTAGGGGTTTTATTTTGTTCAGTTTTTCCCTTGCTTCCATCGATAAGGTTTCGATTTTCATGTAGTTTAAGTCTTCGGGTAATTGACGGTTACTTTGGCGACTGATTTGGTCAATTTGGTTTTGTTGCCGTTTCAGATAACCGGAGTATTTAATGTCAATTTCCGCGCCTTCTTTTTCCACTGAATTGAGTTGAGCATTTCCTAATCCATAGCGTTCTAGATCAATATAGTGGAATTGGGGACGGCGTAATAAATCCGCTAGGGTAATTGATCCTTTGATTTTCTGGTTGGTATCATTAACAATGGTAATAGCCACTTCATCTTTTTCTTTAATTCTGGTTTCGTGTAGCCGTTCTTTTTCGGCAATAATATTGGCTTGTTTGTCTTGGAAAAGTTGCCAGCGACGATCATCAATTAAGCCAATTTCTCGACCTAATGGGGTGAGTCTTTGATCGGCATTATCAGAACGCAAAATTAAGCGATATTCTGACCGTGAGGTGAGCATTCGATAGGGTTCCCGTAGGTCTTTTGTACACAAATCATCGATTAATGTTCCCAGATAACTCTCTTCTCTGGCAAAGATAATCATCTCTTGTTTTTTAACAAAGCGAACGGCATTAATTCCCGCGACGATACCTTGCGCCGCAGCTTCTTCATACCCCGTGGTTCCGTTAATTTGTCCGGCACAAAATAACCCTTCAATTTTCTTAGTCATCAGGGTGGGATAACATTGAGTAGCCGGAAGATAATCG is part of the Rippkaea orientalis PCC 8801 genome and harbors:
- a CDS encoding Re/Si-specific NAD(P)(+) transhydrogenase subunit alpha — protein: MIKIAVPKESELGELRVALVPDTVSRFIKLGFEVLVQSGAGLGAHFTDGDYQAAGAQIISSADQLWTEADLLLKVAPPGEQNGQQEMDWLKPGAVLISFLDPLGNPEKIQALAQRQITAFSMELIPRTSRAQSMDALSSQASIAGYKAALLAAASLPRMFPMMTTAAGTIPPAKVLVIGAGVAGLQAIATAKRLGAVVEAFDVRPAVKEEVQSLGAKFVEIPIEEDTATKGGYAKEVSQNTQERIRQVLTEHVKKSNVVITTAQVQGKRAPIIVTEEMVAEMDSGSVIVDIAADRGGNCACTEPGKDICYNGVHVIGPLNLPATLPVDASQVYAKNLLTLVKYLVKDGEFQLNFEDDIISEACVTYDGQLRNARVKEALSRLVNA
- a CDS encoding DUF433 domain-containing protein, with translation MINASQKGQLDLRNKLNLHLERIEPDDSGLAIKLYPFTRPHEENNPKIVVIDPRIAFGRLVIANTGIPTSILKERFHAGDTIEDLAYDYGCDLLSIQEAIRCELPNAA
- a CDS encoding aldo/keto reductase translates to MRYKRFGKTNLNLSVFSLGTMRCLASEEIFGDTIKQAIASGINHIETAKGYGKSEYYLGRVLKEDLIRENLYITTKLPPTANADQMRQWIDESLEKLQLDYLDCLAIHGINTWDHLDYITQPKGCWPALQEALNNGKVHHLGFSTHGSLDLILAAIKTDLFEFVNLHYYYFFQRHEPAIALASEKDLGIFIISPGDKGGNLYTPPETLKNLCQPFSPLELTYRVLLCDRRITTLSMGPANPQELTDPLSVADNDSLLTIEEKQALERLETHLESVLGSDRCHQCYQCLPCPESINIPEILRLRNLAIAYDMTEFAQYRYRMFENAGHWFPGRKGNHCTECGECLPRCPQQLKIPQLLNDTHQRLNGSTRRRLWE